Within the Deltaproteobacteria bacterium genome, the region AACGCCTGCGTGATCCGGCCGAGATGTACGGGGCAAACGCCTGAGGCGGCCGCGGCTTCCCGCCCGCGCGCGAGCATCACCCGCTCTGTTTGTGACGTAATGAAGTTGCTGAAGCTCGGAGTCCCCAAGGGTAGCCTGGAAGCGGCGACCATCGAGTTGTTTCGCAAGGCCGGCTGGAAGATCAGCGTCAGCGAGCGCAGCTACTTCCCGCGCATCGACGACGACGCCATTCGCTGCTCGCTGGTGCGGGCGCAGGAGATGTCGCGCTACGTCGAGGACGGCACCTTCGACGTCGGCATCACCGGCAGGGACTGGATCCTCGAAAACGATTCGCAGGTCGAGCCGGTGTGCGACCTGGTGTATTCCAAGGCCAGCTTCCGGCCCACCCGCTGGGTATTGGTCGTACCGGAGGATTCGCCGGTACGGGTGCCGGCCGACTTGCGCGGCAAGCGCATCGCCACCGAACTGGTGCGCTACACCCAACGCTACTTCGCCGAGCAGAACATAGCGGTCGAGGTCGAGTTCTCCTGGGGGGCCACCGAAGCCAAGGCCGCCGACGGCTTGGTCGACGCTATCGTCGAAGTCACCGAGACCGGTTCGACCTTGCGCGCCAACTCCCTGCGCATCGTCTGTGAGCTGTTCCAGTCCAACCCCCAGGTGATCGCCAACCGCACGGCGTGGGCCGACTCGTGGAAGCGCGAGAAGATCGAGCAGCTCAGCTTGCTGCTGCAAGGGGCGCTGGCGGCGGAGGACAAGGTCGGCATCAAGATGAACGTGCCCAAGGCCAACCTGGAGGAGGTCATCGCGATGATTCCGAGCCTGACTGCACCGACCGTGTCGCCACTGTATCAAACCGGGCAGCTCCACGGCGTCGAGTGGTACGCGCTCGAGAGCGTGATCAGCGAGCCGGTGGTGCGCGAACTGATTCCAAAACTCATCAAGCATGGGGCCGTCGGTATCATCGAATACCCGCTCAATAAGGTGGTCGGATGAAGCGAAGACAATGGCTGGTAGTGGCCGTGGCAACCGCGCTGGTGGGTGGCTGCTCGGGATTGGACGCCGAAACCCGGGCGCGCGAAGCGGCGGACAAGATCAAGGCGTCGATTGCCGACCTCGAGGCCAGGGCGCTGGAGCAGAAGGTTGACCCCGCCGACGTCAAGGCGGCACAGGCGGTGTTGACCACGCTCAATGAGTATCAGGGCGAGGTCAATGGCCAGCTCGATGCGGTAACGGTGAATTCGATCGAGGCGTTCCAACGCGCCAAGGGCCTGAGAGCCGACGGTATCTTGAACGAGCAAACCAAACGCCTGCTGCAAGAAGCGGCCGGCAAGGACCAGTCGTAAAGCCGCGCCAGCCACGGGGGCGCCTGTATAGTCGACCTTGTCTGGTTGCGCGAGGAACCCCGCGCGGCGGTCAGCCGGCGGTGGCTTCCTCGGCTTGGTAACCGAGGGCGTTGAGGAAGGGGATCTTCTCGCCGGCGGGCATGATGTAGACGCCCTCCCAGCCGCAGACCTCTTCACACAGCCGGCAGCCGACGCAGGTCTTCTCGTTGACCTCGACCTGCCCGAGATATTCCGGCCCGTTGTTCGGCGACGGGTAGAGGCAGTCGAACGGGCAGACGTCGACGCAGACGCCGCAGCCGTTGCAGTTCTCGGGATGCACCACGGCGATCGGCCGCTCGTGCTTCTTCAACACGTGCGTCATGTTGCCGTAGGTGTCGTAGATGGCGTCGTCCGGGCAGATCACTCCGCAGGCGCCGCAGTCGATGCACATCGACGGCTCGATGAAAAAGACCATGCGCGGATCGCCGCTGATGGCCTTGGTCGGGCAGCGCTTCTCGCAGGCCGTGCAACCAGTGCACTTCTCGGCCACTATGGTAAACGGCATCGCGCTACTCCTGCATCTTGCG harbors:
- a CDS encoding ATP phosphoribosyltransferase, yielding MKLLKLGVPKGSLEAATIELFRKAGWKISVSERSYFPRIDDDAIRCSLVRAQEMSRYVEDGTFDVGITGRDWILENDSQVEPVCDLVYSKASFRPTRWVLVVPEDSPVRVPADLRGKRIATELVRYTQRYFAEQNIAVEVEFSWGATEAKAADGLVDAIVEVTETGSTLRANSLRIVCELFQSNPQVIANRTAWADSWKREKIEQLSLLLQGALAAEDKVGIKMNVPKANLEEVIAMIPSLTAPTVSPLYQTGQLHGVEWYALESVISEPVVRELIPKLIKHGAVGIIEYPLNKVVG
- a CDS encoding peptidoglycan-binding protein, with product MKRRQWLVVAVATALVGGCSGLDAETRAREAADKIKASIADLEARALEQKVDPADVKAAQAVLTTLNEYQGEVNGQLDAVTVNSIEAFQRAKGLRADGILNEQTKRLLQEAAGKDQS
- a CDS encoding 4Fe-4S binding protein, whose translation is MPFTIVAEKCTGCTACEKRCPTKAISGDPRMVFFIEPSMCIDCGACGVICPDDAIYDTYGNMTHVLKKHERPIAVVHPENCNGCGVCVDVCPFDCLYPSPNNGPEYLGQVEVNEKTCVGCRLCEEVCGWEGVYIMPAGEKIPFLNALGYQAEEATAG